A genome region from Cutaneotrichosporon cavernicola HIS019 DNA, chromosome: 5 includes the following:
- a CDS encoding uncharacterized protein (Belongs to the mitochondrial carrier (TC 2.A.29) family) yields the protein MAATGGYDGVWMRRARQTDEWLAGHKVVVSATTASIISTFAGFPLDSLKSRLQSSRENIPMARLAADVVREEGIGGLWRGFPLPLITISIVRTISFTIYTSTKRILNSTADSPPPVTKPWIDLHLGILNKNRTFDVAMTSLIAGGASGAVVCIGSAPFELVKVRRQLEYQIYRDSHPELFAPTQKPHVPQAPKVVPLLHAGPVEVVADAIENSVASNKARPSGSPQFVAPTTMQAVRMIVRSLGPMGLWNGFPLHFVRDTLGTALYFAEYDVMRFWLSGARGSGKREDKFGSTTTQADLPAWARGWLPAQFVPFLCGSLAGVTSWALIYPVDAIKTKAQQRAMSGLAPRTPYTQLRRLVRGTDGTKPWLSGIARLYRGLGVSMVRSMLTHGLLWTLVDWTSGYIDGRPVERFVERLA from the exons GCCACAAGGTCGTCGTGTCCGCTACGACCGCGTCGATTATCTCTACCTTTGCCGGCTTCCCG CTCGATTCGCTCAAGTCGCGTCTCCAGAGCTCGCGCGAGAATATCCCAAtggcgcgcctcgccgcaGACGTCGTCCGCGAAGAAGGTATCGGCGG ACTGTGGCGCGGCTTCCCCTTACCCCTCATCACCATCTCGATCGTGCGCACAATCTCATTCACGATCTACACGAGTACCAAGCGTATCCTGAACTCTACCGCCGactcaccgccaccagTCACCAAGCCATGGatcgacctccacctcggaATACTGAACAAGAACCGCACCTTTGACGTGGCCATGACCTCGCTCATTGCTGGCGGAGCTTCAGGTGCCGTAGTATGTATCGGTAGCGCGCCGTTCGAACTAGTCAAGGTccgccgccagctcgagtACCAGATTTATCGCGACTCTCATCCAGAACTCTTCGCGCCTACACAAAAGCCACATGTACCACAAGCACCAAAAGTCGTacccctcctccatgcCGGAccggtcgaggtcgttgcGGACGCAATCGAAAACTCGGTCGCGTCCAATAAGGCTCGACCGTCGGGGTCGCCCCAGTTCGTGGCCCCAACCACGATGCAGGCCGTACGCATGATTGTACGTTCCCTGGGCCCGATGGGCTTGTGGAACGGCTTTCCTCTCCATTTTGTGCGCGATACCCTCGGAACCGCACTGTACTTTGCCGAGTATGACGTGATGCGCTTCTGGCTCTCGGGCGCCCGGGGGAGTGGAAAGCGCGAGGACAAGTTCGGGAGTACAACCACACAGGCCGACTTGCCGGCCTGGGCGCGCGGGTGGCTACCAGCCCAGTTCGTGCCGTTCCTCTGCGGCTCGCTTGCAGGCGTCACGTCCTGGGCCCTGATTTACCCCGTCGACGCGATCAAGACAAAGGCGCAACAGCGTGCCATGTCGGGCCTCGCACCACGGACACCGTACACCCAGCTCCGGCGACTGGTACGCGGGACAGATGGTACCAAGCCATGGTTGTCCGGCATTGCGCGGTTGTATCGCGG cctcgGTGTATCCATGGTCCGCTCGATGCTCACGCACGGCCTGCTTTGGACCCTCGTTGACTGGACGAGCGGCTATATTGACGGGCGACCAGTCGAGCGCttcgtcgagcgcctggccTAG
- the AFG1 gene encoding uncharacterized protein (AFG1-like ATPase) encodes MPPLQLLANVQRARMRAITPLALTLVRPAPVFLRPAFRTLSTSRRVLLQSQRENLESKLHDSRAAASFHDPITRYEFLVNEGILRPDEHQREIVKKLMPLWDHLKDYDPGPLPDPGEVEPSFFGKFFVRKSTFEPTIPLDQVPKGLYLYGSVGTGKTMLMDLFYSTLPHQFQPGGKYGSTRIHFHSFMIEVLQRQHAVTARYVAEGDGKRDAIPEVARSIAADGRVLCFDEFQVTDIVTAMLLRSLFERLTDFGVVAVITSNRHPDELYINGIQRESFIPAIDLIKQRFDIVDLNSGTDYRKMPRTITHVYYHPLNAATSAEMDKLFHGFASADSDPPDIKINRKLPLWGRELTVPESSARVARFTFDALCNHPLSAADYLEITAKFPTVFVEDVPKLTLSERDQARRFITFIDACYENKTKLFLSSDGPIYGIFSDENGSAMDDDVIKQTMTDLGISSEVVGSSSLFSSDEELFAFARCVSRLTQMATKEWADESALAHPVNAKKEKAPVAE; translated from the exons ATGCCGCCCCTCCAGTTGCTTGCCAATGTGCAGCGCGCACGGATGCGCGCCATCAcgcccctcgccctcaccctcgtccgTCCGGCGCCGGTATTCCTCCGGCCAGCATTCCGCACTCTGTCAACGTCGCGACGCGTCCTGTTACAGAGCCAACGCGAGAACTTGGAAAGCAAGCTGCACGACTCGCgggccgccgcgtcgtTCCATG ACCCGATCACGCGGTACGAGTTCCTTGTCAACGAAGGCATCCTGAGACCCGACGAGCACCAGCGCGAGATTGTCAAAAAACTCATGCCGCTCTGGGACCACTTGAAGGATTATGACCCCGGTCCTCTCCCGGACccgggcgaggtcgagccgTCATTC TTTGGCAAGTTCTTCGTCCGCAAGTCGACGTTTGAGCCGACCATCCCGCTCGATCAGGTGCCCAAGGGCCTGTACCTCTACGGCTCGGTTGGGACTGGCAAGACAATGTTGATGGATCTGTTCTACTCGACCTTGCCCCACCAGTTCCAGCCGGGCGGTAAGTACGGGAGCACGCGCATCCATTTCCACAGCTTCATGATCGAGGTCTTGCAGCGCCAGCATGCCGTTACGGCGCGCTACGTGGCCGAGGGAGACGGGAAGCGCGACGCGATTCCCGAAGTGGCGCGCAGCATTGCCGCCGACGGGCGCGTGCTCTGCTTTGACGAGTTCCAAGTCACCGACATTGTGACGGCCATGCTTCTGCGTAGCCTCTTTGAGCGCCTGACGGACTttggcgtcgtcgcggtcaTCACGTCCAA CCGCCACCCTGACGAGCTGTATATCAACGGTATCCAGCGCGAGTCGTTCATCCCCGCGATTGACCTTATCAAGCAGCGCTTTGACATTGTCGACCTCAACTCGGGCACTG ATTACCGCAAGATGCCGCGGACAATCACACATGTCTACTACCACCCGCTGAacgcggcgacgtcggccgagatggacaaGCTCTTTCACGGCTTCGCCTCCGCCGATTCAGACCCCCCTGACATCAAGATCAACCGCAAACTCCCGCTTTGGGGCCGCGAGCTGACCGTTCCCGAGTCGTCTGCCCGCGTCGCGCGATTCACGTTTGACGCCTTGTGTAACCACCCACTCAGCGCGGCTGACTACCTCGAGATCACGGCCAAGTTCCCAACCGTGTTTGTTGAGGACGTGCCCAAGCTCACCCTGAGTGAGCGTGACCAGGCTCGTCGCTTCATCACGTTTATCGACGCGTGCTACGAGAACAAG acaAAACTCTTCCTCTCGTCTGACGGTCCGATCTACGGCATCTTCTCGGATGAGAACGGCTCggcgatggacgacgacgtgatCAAGCAGACGATGACCGACCTGGGCATCAGCTCCGAGGTGGtgggctcgtcgtcccTCTTCAGCTCAGACGAGGAGTTGTTCGCATTCGCGCGTTGCGTCTCGCGCCTGACCCAGATGGCGACCAAGGAGTGGGCAGACGAGAGCGCGCTCGCTCACCCGGTCAACGCCAAGAAAGAAAAGGCGCCGGTGGCCGAGTAG
- the KIP1 gene encoding uncharacterized protein (Belongs to the TRAFAC class myosin-kinesin ATPase superfamily. Kinesin family): MSRRVPCAGTSRSGTRATSLAPTSRPLRPLNGSAGGRRTTSALGGVRVPSDIPESNINVVVRCRGRTPQEIEENSPPITQTGGPVADAITVTTTPVAAVGSLGVPTDANTKTYKFDKVFGPEADQTTVFAEVAEGMLNEVLSGYNCTIFAYGQTGTGKTYTMQGDMTPTPLMAPSIEAGIIPRVLHRLFALLEVQEDSEYAVKCSYLEIYNEELRDLLSYDYGKQGTSSNIKIFDDTSKKGVNIQGVEEAGVRDLNDGLAILRKGSQRRQVAETKLNTESSRSHSIFTLTVHVKETSGDKAGEDMLRIGKFNLVDLAGSEAVGRSMAQGAQRREAGMINQSLLSLGRVINALVDKSAQHIPYRESKLTRLLQDSLGGRTKTCIIATVSPTRSNMEETLSTLDYASRAKSIRNKPEVNAHLTKAGLLREYLGDIERLKAELHATREKNGVYIPDDQWKDMSEERALRKLNYDEAKTRVTTVEVELRTRRAEFEQLTTRFVTTSSELTEAREAERQLGADLEAAKIDVESMRVALGDEKAIADAYAAGEERLGVVAGELRAVATTSVRDVDGLFDKLGRVTGVLDTNAGLSQRFGATMTTLSHDLQKRMSKLHSTQGEFGNSLRADLEEYAARGKSEADSHMAALDENLGALGTLAAGLTGLIEDDKRVFVEASGAILTVRDEVQRAVAEWASAVEFRSTRMVDELVAHQRAHLATVGSVLDTTSQLVDDVIAAAQEHVAAQKAHAERAAALASQVAADEVARLRAQNAALSKLLKDERAQGVRARTDLLSGIAGLVQRFGEQEEERLGGALARVRSANDDGVEKMEAFAVAHAEVAGDMAEGARVFHEDMYTKAETVEAQRSAVPEAMEEVTTGLRTRLEAYGAETTRQGIERLNALNTLCAKIGDGVADLSAHASTSAQSHLSALSDVLDGARGLHASSAAYTRTTANDTAGITSTLLRSHGTASADSGKAYNSAKRKLETMVSTSADFIGSLASDDPTGNTPRKRSYPMPSWERTAPRGVLLDRIRRGSPLVPEPRTETPDVDVTASLSPTSASPSHIVRSPEPVSETRMSRNSSLAVSLDAPAQPMERPVGSASDLPLNISTRRRTKKLASAEFERAPMSVLGEGGNIPRRKR, from the exons ATGTCTCGACGCGTCCCCTGCGCCGGAACATCGCGGTCCGGGACCCGAGCGACTTCTCTCGCACCAACCTCACGTCCCTTGCGACCACTAAACGGCTCTgcgggcgggcggcggACAACATCTGCATTGggcggcgtgcgcgtgcCGTCGGACATCCCAGAATCCAACATCAACGTCGTGGTGCGATGTCGGGGGCGCACACCACAGGAAATCGAGGAGAACTCGCCTCCCATAACACAGACTGGCGGCCCCGTGGCCGACGCCATCACGGTCACGACAACACCAGTGGCGGCTGTGGGGAGTCTCGGAGTGCCGACCGACGCCAACACCAAGACGTACAAGTTTGACAAGGTGTTCGGTCCCGAGGCCGACCAGACGACAGTGTTTGCTGAAGTTGCAGAGGGCATGCTCAATGAGGTGTTGTCGGGGTACAACTGTACCATCTTTGCATATGGCCAGACAGGGACAGGCAAGAC GTACACTATGCAGGGCGACATGACGCCAACGCCGTTGATGGCGCCGTCCATCGAGGCGGGAATCATCCCACGCGTGCTCCATCGTTTGTTTGCGCTGCTTGAAGTTCAGGAGGACAGCGAGTACGCCGTCAAGTGCTCGTATCTGGAGATCTATaacgaggagctgcgcgacctcctctcctACGACTACGGCAAGCAGGGGACAAGCTCGAACATTAAGATTTTTGACGACACATCGAAGAAGGGCGTGAATATCCagggtgtcgaggaggcagGTGTGCGCGATCTGAACGACGGCCTCGCGATCCTCCGCAAAGGCAGCCAGCGGCGGCAGGTCGCCGAGACTAAACTCAACACTGAGAGTTCGCGCTCTCACTCGATCTTCACGCTCACAGTCCACGTCAAGGAGACGTCAGGCGAcaaggctggcgaggaCATGCTGAGGATAGGCAAGttcaacctcgtcgacctggcAGGCTCGGAGGCAGTTGGGCGCTCCATGGCGCAGGGCGCACAACGGCGAGAGGCCGGGATGATCAACCAGTCCCTTCTCTCCCTCGGGCGCGTTATCAACGCCCTGGTCGACAAGTCGGCACAACACATCCCGTACCGCGAGTCCAAGCTCACGCGGCTCTTGCAAGATTCGCTCGGCGGGCGCACCAAGACGTGCATCATCGCAACCGTGTCGCCGACCAGGAGCAACATGGAGGAGACACTATCAACACTCGACTACGCCAGCCGTGCCAAGAGCATTCGCAACAAGCCCGAAGTCAACGCACATCTCACCAAGGCTGGCTTGCTACGCGAGTACCTCGGCGACATCGAGCGactcaaggccgagctgcaTGCGACGCGCGAGAAGAACGGCGTGTACATCCCCGACGACCAGTGGAAGGACATGAGCGAGGAGCGTGCTCTCCGCAAATTGAActacgacgaggccaagacgCGCGTGACGacggtcgaggtcgagctgcgcaCCCGTCGCGCCGAGTTTGAGCAGCTCACGACACGCTTCGTCACGACCTCTAGCGAGCTCActgaggcgcgcgaggccgaacgtcagctcggcgcagacctcgaggcggccaagatTGACGTTGAATCGATGCGTGTggcgcttggcgacgagaaggCGATCGCGGATGCATACGCggctggcgaggagcgcctggGCGTAGTGGCGGGCGAGCTCCGTGCCGTAGCGACCACGAGCGTGCGCGACGTTGACGGACTCTTCGACAAGCTGGGGCGCGTAACGGGCGTACTCGACACCAACGCGGGGCTGTCGCAACGCTTCGGCGCGACCATGACTACATTATCCCACGACTTGCAGAAGCGCATGTCCAAGCTGCACAGCACGCAGGGCGAGTTTGGAAACAGTctgcgcgccgacctcgaagaGTACGCTGCGCGGGGCAAGAGCGAGGCGGACTCGCATATGGCTGCACTGGACGAGAATCTTGGCGCCCTCGGTACACTTGCGGCCGGATTGACGGGATtgatcgaggacgacaaACGCGTGTTCGTGGAGGCAAGCGGTGCAATCCTCAcggtgcgcgacgaggtgcagCGCGCCGTGGCGGAGTGGGCGAGCGCAGTCGAATTCCGCTCCACACGTAtggttgacgagctcgtcgcccacCAGCGTGCCCACCTCGCCACGGTCGGCAGCGTACTGGACACGACGAgtcagctcgtcgacgacgtcatcgccgccgcacaGGAGCACGTCGCGGCACAAAAGGCGCATGCTGAGCGGGCAGCAGCGCTCGCCTCCCAGGTTGCTGCTGACGAGGTCGCTCGCTTGCGTGCACAGAACGCCGCACTCTCCAAACTCCTAAAAGACGAGCGGGCACAgggcgtgcgcgctcgaACAGATCTTCTCTCCGGAATCGCGGGGTTGGTCCAGCGCTTCGGAGaacaggaggaggagcgacttggcggcgcgctcgcgcgtgtGCGGTCTGCCAACGATGACGGTgtcgagaagatggaggcGTTTGCTGTAGCACACGCGGAAGTGGCGGGGGACATGGCGGAGGGCGCGCGTGTGTTCCACGAGGATATGTACACAAAAGCCGAGACGGTGGAGGCACAGCGGAGCGCCGTGCCagaggcgatggaggaggttACGACCGGCTTGCGGACACGGCTGGAGGCGTATGGTGCCGAAACAACGCGGCAGGGCATCGAGCGCCTCAACGCACTGAATACACTCTGCGCCAAGATCGGGGACGGCGTTGCCGACC taTCCGCGCATGCGTCGACCAGCGCACAATCGCATCTCTCGGCCCTGTCGGATGtgctcgacggcgcgcgggGCCTAcacgcctcctcggccgcctaCACCCGCACCACCGCGAACGACACGGCCGGAATTACATCCACCCTTTTGCGGTCGCATGGTACGGCATCCGCCGACAGCGGCAAGGCGTACAACAGtgccaagcgcaagctcgagacgATGGTATCCACAAGCGCCGACTTTATAGGCAGCCTCGCCTCCGACGATCCGACAGGCAACACTCCCAGGAAACGCTCCTACCCCATGCCGAGCTGGGAACGCACCGCCCCCCGCGGCGTGCTTCTTGACCGTATACGGCGTGGATCGCCTCTTGTCCCCGAACCCAGGACAGAGACacccgacgtcgacgtgaCTGCGTCTCTGTCCCCCACCTCGGCTTCTCCTTCCCACATTGTGAGGAGCCCCGAGCCAGTGTCCGAAACCAGGATGTCCCGCAACAGCTCGCTGGCAGTGTCGCTGGACGCACCGGCCCAACCTATGGAACGTCCTGTCGGTTCGGCGTCCGACCTGCCCCTCAACATCTCCACTCGGCGGCGGACGAAGAAACTCGCGTCGGCAGAGTTTGAACGGGCCCCCATGAGCGTGCTCGGGGAAGGAGGCAACATTCCGCGCCGGAAGCGATAG
- a CDS encoding uncharacterized protein (Belongs to the small GTPase superfamily. Rho family), with product MATAPPKSIKCVVVGDGAVGKTCLLISYTTNAFPGEYVPTVFDNYSSQVIVDHQTVQLGLWDTAGQEDYDRLRPLSYPQTDVFLLCFSVVSPASFENIRTKWFPEIQHHSPGTPIILVGTKLDLRDDPAALERLRERRSQPIQYSQGAAMANDIRAARYLECSALTQVGLKTVFDQAIRTVLNPNRRNNTRRKGTGCVLM from the exons ATGGCCACCGCGCCCCCGAAGAGTATCAAAT GCGTCGTTGTAGGAGACGGTGCGGTCGGCAAG ACCTGCCTGCTCATCAGCTACACGACTAACGCCTTCCCCGGCGAATATGTGCCGACCGTCTTTGACAACTACTCGTCCCAGGTCATTGTCGACCACCAGACCGTCCAGCTCGGTCTGTGGGACACGGCTGGTCAGGAAGACTACGA CCGTCTCCGCCCACTCTCCTACCCGCAGACCGACGTCTTCCTTCTCTGCTTCTCGGTCGTCTCACCCGCATCCTTCGAGAACATCCGCACCAAGTGGTTCCCCGAGATCCAACATCACT CTCCCGGAACGcccatcatcctcgtcggcacCAAGCTCGATCTGAGAGATGACCCCGCGGCTCTGGAGCGCTTGCGCGAGCGGCGGTCCCAGCCGATCCAGTACTCGCAAGGAGCAGCCATGGCCAATGACATCCGCGCAGCCCGCTACCTCGAGTGCTCTGCGCTCACACAGGTGGGGCTCAAGACGGTCTTTGACCAGGCGATCCGGACGGTCC TCAACCCGAACCGTCGCAATAATACCCGCAGGAAGGGCACCGGTTGTGTCCTCATGTAA
- a CDS encoding uncharacterized protein (Capsular associated protein), translating to MEKKSDDLRPAPIDRPVLGLSRRVWYLVGGCLGFMLLSRFVFPSTSSSLSGHYSTSRGLLTAVDYLNASSSEPAPFSFCPDFGPTDLVAQKRGQVPLLKSRLHTGTGARIQRLIHKAMTGQPVTISVLGGSITACHGAGDDPVSPRCWPSRFFEWWNTVFPHPYNQLYNGAARLTDSAYFAYCSKHHMPDRADLVILEFDASDPNDPLWINHFELLVRSILTRPEQPAVILLGHFAPQVLYQNGYTGPEMLHDIVAQFYDVPHISMKGAVYNDYMTDPEGTRQSYYSDMVLASPAGHDLLSDLLISFLQSQICSGWATTMGHAFDVPYMGAGPASGVNPLLNVDADDLEAQGGGVAAKARAMKVPPARLANRPSDILTFREVEPYCVIANEIVNPIPPSHFFGNGWTTYKAEKGGQEKSYWWAEIGGSRMRVPIKTAAGDVAIYYLQHPDNTPSGRVACWVDDDFANRAVLNGMSKNVGQPTATLTTINEGVEPGDHYVECLMLGTEGAKLAPFKLMGVFAT from the exons atggagaagaagagcgaTGACCTGCGGCCAGCCCCCATCGACCGGCCAGTACTTG GCCTGTCACGGCGCGTATGgtacctcgtcggcgggtGTCTGGGGTTCATGCTCCTCTCGCGCTTCGTGTTCC cctccacctcatcaTCTCTTTCAGGACACTACTCGACTTCTCGTGGTCTGCTCACCGCCGTCGACTATTtgaacgcgtcgtcgagcgagcCAGCCCCATTCTCATTCTGTCCCGACTTTGGGCCCACCGACCTAGTCGCACAAAAGAGGGGACAAGTCCCCCTCCTCAAGTCGCGCCTTCACACTGGTACTGGGGCACGCATCCAGCGCCTCATCCACAAAGCCATGACTGGGCAGCCAGTCACAATCTCAGTCCTCGGGGGCAGTATTACCGCTTGTCATGGGGCTGGCGACGATCCTGTATCCCCCCGTTGCTGGCCATCTCGCTTTTTCGAGTGGTGGAATACAGTCTTTCCACACCCTTACAACCAGCTCTATAATGGAGCGGCACGACTCACCGACTCGGCATACTTTGCCTACTGCTCAAAGCATCATATGCCGGACCGTGCCGATTTGGTTATTCTAGAATTCGACGCCAGCGACCCAAACGACCCTCTGTGGATTAACCATTTCGAGCTACTCGTTCGCTCCATCCTCACGCGGCCTGAACAGCCTGCCGTCATCCTCCTAGGCCACTTTGCCCCTCAGGTTCTATACCAGAATGGATACACGGGCCCCGAGATGCTGCACGACATTGTTGCGCAGTTCTACGACGTCCCTCACATCTCAATGAAAGGCGCAGTCTACAACGACTACATGACCGATCCAGAGGGCACGCGCCAGAGCTATTACTCGGACATGGTACTGGCCAGTCCGGCCGGCCACGACCTCCTCTCAGACCTGCTAATCAGCTTTCTCCAGAGCCAGATCTGCTCGGGATGGGCAACGACCATGGGCCACGCCTTTGACGTGCCCTACATGGGCGCTGGGCCTGCATCGGGCGTCAACCCGCTTCTcaatgtcgacgccgatgaCCTCGAAGCCCAAGGCGGTGGTGTTGCCGCCAAGGCTCGCGCAATGAAGGTTCCACCGGCCCGTCTCGCTAATCGCCCCTCGGACATTCTTACCTTCCGTGAAGTCGAGCCCTACTGCGTCATCGCCAACGAGATTGTCAACcccatccctccctcccactTCTTTGGGAACGGATGGACAACGTACAAGGCTGAAAAGGGGGGTCAGGAGAAGAGTTACTGGTGGGCGGAGATTGGAGGGAGCCGTATGCGCGTTCCCATCAAGACTGCCGCTGGCGACGTCGCTATCTATTACCTCCAGCATCCCGACAACACGCCCAGCGGACGGGTTGCGTGCtgggtcgacgacgactttgcCAACCGCGCCGTACTTAACGGTATGAGCAAGAACGTTGGGCAGCCGACAGCCACGCTCACTACGATCaacgagggcgtcgagccAGGTGACCACTACGTCGAGTGCCTCATGCTCGGCACCGAGGGCGCCAAGCTGGCCCCATTCAAGTTGATGGGAGT GTTTGCGACCTAA
- the PSF2 gene encoding uncharacterized protein (GINS complex protein) gives MALPKHLQAGLTPDELTFLAEEEVVQVVPLFSMSRVRLLSGVYGPFRPPARAQVPLWLALSLKRKRKCRIVPPVWLAVEPLNALIKEEREQNESFEPLPRRFFEVAKVLLDVASDDLTEPGQIRSLLKDLREMRQAKTRIGLQSDGVMRGSYLQVTNLTPLELCELKPFLVKAMGMMQGLERETDM, from the exons ATGGCCCTCCCAAAACACTTGCAGGCCGGACTGACACCCGACGAACTCACCTTCCTGGCTGAAGAAGAGGTGGTCCAAGTCGtccccctcttctccaTGAGTCGCGTGCGTCTCCTCAGCGGTGTTTATGGACCATTTCGACCGCCTGCCCGCGCACAGGTTCCGCTCTGGCTCGCGCTCAGTTTGAAACGCAAGCGCAAGTGTCGGATCGTACCGCCCGTCTGGCTGGCTGTTG AACCCCTCAACGCACTCATCAAGGAAGAACGCGAACAGAACGAGAGCTTCGAACCCCTACCACGGCGGTTcttcgaggtcgccaaagtccttctcgacgtcgcgaGCGACGACCTCACTGAACCAGGCCAAATCCGCAGCCTGCTCAAAGACCTACGCGAGATGCGGCAAGCCAAGACCCGCATCGGTCTACAGAGCGACGGCGTCATGCGCGGAAGCTATCTACAA GTGACCAATCTCACCCCGTTGGAACTGTGCGAACTCAAGCCATTCCTGGTCAAGGCCATGGGTATGATGCAGGGCCTCGAACGCGAGACAGACATGTAA